From one Candidatus Latescibacterota bacterium genomic stretch:
- a CDS encoding LytTR family DNA-binding domain-containing protein produces the protein MSFRTILIDDEVLAIKRLRRLLEPFGGVIEIIGEANDGNEALELIESLRPDLVFLDIQMPGMTGFEVLEKLEYLPLVIFSTAYDQYALKAFETNSIDYLLKPVDPERLEKAIDKLGRITSEGENKLRDQLKRMMLRMGRSSTRRIQVKTGDRVKFIDIEDIFFLTAGGKYVELFTADSSYLLTKTLKELEEELPPDDFVRIHRSSIINLAHVDEFARMFSGAYVARMKDKKKTELPVSRQSKGRLGLNS, from the coding sequence ATGAGTTTCAGGACGATACTGATAGATGACGAAGTTCTGGCGATCAAGCGTCTTCGCAGACTCCTCGAACCGTTTGGCGGAGTCATCGAGATCATAGGCGAAGCGAATGATGGAAATGAAGCCCTTGAATTGATAGAAAGCCTGCGACCCGACCTTGTCTTTCTCGATATACAGATGCCCGGCATGACAGGTTTTGAGGTCCTCGAGAAGTTGGAGTACCTCCCTCTTGTCATCTTTTCGACAGCATACGACCAGTATGCCCTGAAAGCTTTTGAGACCAACTCGATAGACTACCTCCTGAAGCCTGTAGATCCGGAAAGACTTGAGAAAGCGATCGACAAGCTCGGCAGGATCACAAGCGAAGGTGAGAACAAACTTCGAGATCAATTGAAAAGGATGATGCTGCGGATGGGCCGCTCTTCGACCCGCCGGATACAGGTCAAAACGGGTGACAGGGTAAAGTTTATTGATATCGAAGATATATTCTTCCTTACAGCCGGAGGCAAGTACGTCGAACTGTTTACGGCCGACAGCAGTTACCTGCTGACAAAGACTCTTAAGGAACTGGAAGAAGAATTGCCTCCGGATGATTTTGTAAGGATACACAGATCGTCGATCATCAATCTGGCTCATGTCGATGAATTCGCGAGGATGTTCAGTGGAGCATACGTCGCGAGGATGAAGGACAAAAAGAAGACAGAACTTCCCGTCAGTCGGCAGAGCAAGGGACGCCTGGGGCTGAATTCCTGA